Proteins co-encoded in one Montipora capricornis isolate CH-2021 chromosome 12, ASM3666992v2, whole genome shotgun sequence genomic window:
- the LOC138025933 gene encoding LOW QUALITY PROTEIN: uncharacterized protein (The sequence of the model RefSeq protein was modified relative to this genomic sequence to represent the inferred CDS: substituted 1 base at 1 genomic stop codon), with protein sequence MAAAVPSPLASSTEKTNGAKLSRLLIDGGTTVLRNTFDKYHPPARLAADLKANYSKLDNLLRKRVIRQAQWDQLFPPSGAKPDSNSFDITLLFLLLNTISGLSPPHSGWHNKPPPSDTSPEANLVRIKIFRNELYGHVSSTGVDTPTFKTLWKEITAALISLGLDQVEIDRLQSERCGEDDYIQVLTDWADSEQKIKSELKEMKRDVKEVLQTQLEDRKTQQESRSRLEQVHEIVSKTYRAINEALQNHLEDHSSLHDTISKLDEIHQIENETHDAIKEVRQTKLEDHKTLQDGVSKLEGISQTQTKTQQAIEEVHETMQAGLREVKQELESLSKKREMDRADELLRNLAKFEFKGDIEYHAQRFQDGTREWIFKRVDDWLDERTSQNRAMVISGNAGMGKSVISAVTCKRMEEASRLSGSHFCQHKNVRYRSPQLMLQSLASHLSHTLPEYKKSLVEKLSRNLGPVELNSMGVEELFALLFKEPLNNVKDPGRNILMVIDGLDESEYQGRNELLDVIANQFSRLPQWIRFFVTTRSEINIADSLKHLQPLHFDENQEENLKDIRLFFEMQLSPKIAVEQKDVLLTKLVDKSEGVFLYAFFLIGHIQVNFPLLTPEQLESSLPLGISSVYLSHFKRLENELRKELKMDEDQVLSFLCALTASREPLPVGFVSRLLNPNRRTLSAQRRINKAIACISSLLPVRNECLHFFHKSIKDWLTNTSCYGRHDFTVDEKEGHKILFDLCRNELDNIKRRGVHKLPFSDTERYALQHGVQHMIELSESGESPRPCDVEDLVNTYVTDLELIYAKLCVNSTGSSEDILSVQKHIKPILLSERSQSLLISLLKVLRKHSYLLRDHPQLWFQSLINEGPPELSSEAAIILENRLPTVPYMKYLGNQEENGAIKARFYCSDTVACFDVSPELDYMVCECRDGTIHLWYLETANLEWSRPSLINREFQYVHPGFDVVSDGGAYRKIDYRILTFYRSVVFHPRGKSVLPGTLRSVYTLEGDCISLYPDSNCTFSHCAFPTDKKTILTDCFDNPKEVVLWSMESGEELRRITSNDVITSFAVANDGPEIAXGVSEGPKLLFKCDVACGMMHFTKDNKALVCGYLPYRIEDGLGYGRCGWVCYRNPKFIICLFKTRFLPQHDFVLWPIEPKTPLGRVKNVESVFPWLVTGFYKWLDNETALVGSPSFKYVAAIHVDSLSEANWPFTRQVVKEVVFSSEGDVIYSITSKDESSVSAVLVTVLRMSSQEILVEKSFTCPSLSLVPVKEGVVLCLKDKVPELWNFELTECIRQIPKLKGAKKLIRLSDDLIACEWYCRTLTPEEFSDFGYLAETENSLELHAEDDLMGDNEALHHDNSTDEETSDDSSTTDTFIGFSDFSIKVMRTSFLSKLFVDIVSVTSGECVSSIKTTASNEHHEFVSCNSQNQLLICTSDEFDDGVLHGEQLTVTLRNNNSFSCVWERKAARYDERSFTPYFMFSPEEEFVVTWASFSSGYGVHILDAKTGETQRTFLKDQDDIVDCKFVVNGESLVCCSKDNFLRLFDIRSGDLLSVLDVEEQPCCLGASVDKPLVAIGLWGARLKFVHVKLPSDQDAEGKKGFRVKQK encoded by the coding sequence ATGGCAGCTGCTGTACCGTCGCCCCTGGCCAGCAGTACAGAGAAGACCAATGGAGCTAAGCTGAGCAGACTACTCATTGATGGCGGAACAACAGTTCTGAGGAACACTTTTGATAAGTATCATCCTCCTGCAAGGCTAGCTGCTGACCTCAAAGCTAACTATTCAAAATTAGACAATCTCTTGAGGAAAAGGGTTATACGTCAAGCTCAGTGGGACCAACTGTTCCCTCCAAGTGGAGCTAAACCTGATTCCAACTCTTTCGACATCACTCTTCTATTCCTGCTTTTGAACACCATTTCTGGGCTATCCCCTCCTCATTCAGGTTGGCACAATAAGCCACCACCAAGTGACACCTCTCCTGAGGCAAATCTTGTTCGCATTAAGATTTTCCGCAATGAATTGTATGGTCATGTGTCTTCCACTGGTGTTGATACGCCAACATTCAAGACCCTATGGAAGGAAATTACTGCTGCTCTTATTTCTCTTGGGCTGGATCAGGTAGAAATTGACAGATTACAGTCAGAGCGTTGCGGAGAAGACGATTACATCCAAGTTTTAACTGACTGGGCAGATAGTGAACAAAAAATAAAGTCTGAGCTGAAAGAGATGAAACGAGATGTAAAGGAAGTACTTCAAACCCAGCTAGAAGATCGCAAAACTCAACAGGAGAGTAGATCCAGGTTGGAGCAAGTGCATGAGATTGTCAGCAAGACCTATCGAGCCATCAATGAAGCTCTTCAGAACCACTTAGAAGACCACAGTTCACTTCATGATACTATCTCAAAACTGGATGAAATACATCAGATCGAAAACGAAACCCATGATGCTATTAAAGAAGTACGTCAGACCAAACTAGAAGACCACAAAACACTTCAGGATGGCGTTTCCAAATTAGAGGGAATATCCCAGACTCAAACCAAAACTCAGCAAGCTATAGAAGAAGTACACGAGACTATGCAAGCAGGTCTCCGAGAGGTAAAACAAGAGCTAGAAAGCTTGAGTAAGAAGCGTGAGATGGACAGAGCAGATGAATTGCTCAGAAACCTGGCTAAGTTCGAGTTCAAAGGAGATATTGAATATCATGCACAGAGATTCCAGGACGGAACCCGTGAATGGATCTTCAAAAGAGTTGACGACTGGCTAGATGAAAGAACGTCCCAAAACCGGGCGATGGTAATTAGTGGAAATGCAGGGATGGGGAAATCAGTTATCTCTGCGGTCACGTGCAAACGAATGGAGGAGGCTAGTAGACTTTCAGGAAGCCACTTTTGTCAACATAAAAATGTGCGTTACAGAAGTCCTCAGCTAATGCTTCAGTCTTTGGCTTCTCATCTTAGCCACACTCTACCAGAGTACAAGAAATCTCTCGTGGAAAAGCTCTCAAGAAATCTGGGGCCGGTTGAACTCAATAGCATGGGCGTGGAAGAGTTATTTGCGTTACTTTTCAAGGAACCACTTAACAATGTAAAAGACCCAGGAAGAAATATCCTAATGGTGATAGATGGACTGGACGAGAGTGAGTATCAAGGACGCAATGAGCTTCTCGATGTGATTGCAAATCAATTCTCCAGGCTTCCTCAGTGGATTCGATTTTTTGTGACAACCCGATCAGAAATAAACATCGCAGACAGCCTGAAGCATTTGCAACCCctacattttgatgaaaatcaGGAAGAGAACTTGAAAGACATTCGACTATTCTTTGAAATGCAGCTGAGTCCTAAGATTGCGGTAGAGCAAAAAGATGTTCTCCTCACAAAACTGGTTGACAAGTCTGAAGGCGTTTTTCTTTATGCTTTTTTCTTGATTGGTCACATCCAAGTGAATTTTCCACTTCTTACCCCTGAGCAACTGGAGAGCAGCTTACCGTTGGGTATTTCGTCCGTTTATCTTTCCCATTTCAAACGGTTGGAGAATGAACTTCGCAAAGAGCTGAAGATGGACGAAGACCAAGTATTGAGTTTTTTGTGCGCCCTCACCGCTTCCAGAGAACCTTTGCCAGTAGGGTTTGTTTCTAGACTGTTGAACCCCAATAGAAGGACCTTGTCTGCTCAGCGAAGAATAAACAAAGCAATCGCCTGCATCTCTTCGCTTTTGCCAGTTCGCAATGAGTGTCTTCACTTTTTCCACAAATCAATCAAAGACTGGTTGACGAATACCTCGTGCTATGGCCGACATGATTTCACCGTGGACGAGAAGGAAGGCCACAAGATTCTCTTCGACCTTTGCAGGAATGAGCTTGACAATATCAAGCGAAGGGGTGTACATAAATTACCCTTCAGTGACACTGAAAGGTACGCCTTGCAACATGGTGTCCAGCACATGATTGAGCTGAGCGAATCGGGCGAAAGTCCAAGACCTTGTGATGTAGAAGACCTGGTCAATACCTATGTGACCGATTTGGAACTCATTTATGCCAAACTTTGTGTGAACAGCACAGGCTCCTCGGAGGATATTCTCAGTGTTCAAAAGCATATTAAGCCAATTTTACTCAGTGAGCGAAGCCAGTCTCTTTTAATCTCTTTGCTAAAAGTGCTTAGAAAACACTCTTATCTGTTAAGAGACCATCCGCAACTTTGGTTCCAAAGTTTGATCAATGAAGGACCTCCTGAGCTATCATCTGAAGCTGCAATCATCCTCGAAAACAGGCTTCCCACCGTGCCGTACATGAAATACTTAGGCAATCAAGAAGAAAATGGAGCGATTAAAGCGCGATTTTACTGTTCAGATACGGTGGCTTGTTTCGATGTTTCACCTGAACTGGACTACATGGTGTGCGAATGCCGGGATGGAACGATCCACTTGTGGTATCTCGAGACTGCTAACTTGGAATGGAGTCGACCTTCCTTAATTAACAGAGAGTTTCAATATGTGCATCCTGGATTTGATGTAGTTTCTGATGGAGGCGCGTATCGTAAGATAGATTATAGAATTTTGACGTTTTACCGTTCTGTGGTATTTCATCCACGTGGTAAGTCAGTCCTACCGGGGACCCTCAGAAGTGTTTACACTCTCGAAGGAGACTGCATTTCCCTTTATCCTGATAGCAACTGCACGTTTTCACATTGTGCTTTTCCTACAGACAAAAAAACCATTTTAACAGACTGTTTTGATAATCCAAAAGAAGTTGTCTTGTGGAGTATGGAATCTGGTGAAGAGCTAAGGCGAATAACTTCAAATGATGTTATTACATCTTTTGCGGTTGCCAACGATGGTCCAGAAATTGCTTGAGGGGTGTCTGAAGGACCAAAACTCTTGTTCAAGTGTGACGTGGCATGTGGTATGATGCACTTCACAAAAGACAACAAGGCCCTGGTCTGTGGCTACCTCCCTTATAGAATAGAAGACGGCCTCGGATATGGTCGGTGTGGTTGGGTGTGTTACCGTAACCCGAAGTTTATCATTTGTCTATTTAAAACTCGCTTTCTACCTCAACATGACTTCGTCTTGTGGCCCATTGAACCAAAGACTCCGTTGGGCCGGGTGAaaaatgtggaaagtgtttttccATGGTTAGTTACAGGATTCTACAAGTGGCTTGATAATGAAACAGCACTGGTTGGTAGCCCATCGTTTAAGTACGTCGCGGCAATCCATGTTGACTCGCTAAGTGAAGCGAATTGGCCTTTCACCAGACAAGTGGTCAAAGAAGTTGTATTTTCTTCTGAAGGAGATGTCATTTATTCCATCACCTCAAAAGATGAAAGTAGCGTCAGTGCGGTTCTAGTGACCGTACTCCGAATGTCAAGTCAAGAAATCTTGGTGGAAAAGTCTTTCACTTGCCCATCACTGTCGCTTGTCCCCGTGAAGGAAGGTGTTGTACTATGTTTGAAGGATAAAGTACCAGAGCTTTGGAATTTTGAGCTGACCGAGTGCATTCGACAAATTCCCAAACTAAAGGGAGCTAAAAAGCTTATTCGTTTATCAGATGACCTGATAGCCTGTGAATGGTATTGTCGTACATTAACACCTGAAGAATTCTCGGATTTTGGTTATCTAGCAGAGACAGAGAATTCCCTGGAACTTCATGCAGAAGATGACTTAATGGGAGATAACGAAGCTCTACATCATGATAACTCCACAGATGAAGAAACGTCAGACGATTCATCAACGACAGACACTTTTATAGGATTCAGTGATTTTTCAATCAAAGTAATGCGTACTTCATTCCTTTCCAAGCTTTTTGTGGACATCGTCAGTGTTACCAGTGGAGAGTGTGTTTCATCTATCAAGACAACGGCAAGTAATGAACACCATGAATTTGTTTCATGCAACAGTCAGAACCAGCTGTTAATCTGCACCAGCGATGAATTTGATGATGGCGTTCTTCACGGGGAACAGTTAACTGTTACTTTACGAAACAACAACTCCTTTTCATGTGTATGGGAAAGAAAAGCCGCGCGATACGACGAGCGTTCCTTTACGCCATATTTCATGTTCTCCCCTGAAGAAGAATTTGTAGTGACGTGGGCTTCCTTCAGTTCAGGCTATGGAGTACACATTCTTGATGCAAAAACTGGAGAAACACAACGCACTTTTCTCAAAGACCAAGATGACATTGTTGATTGTAAGTTCGTTGTCAATGGCGAGTCTCTGGTTTGCTGCAGTAAGGACAACTTCCTTCGATTGTTTGACATCAGATCTGGTGATCTACTTAGCGTGCTAGACGTTGAAGAGCAACCCTGCTGTTTAGGAGCCAGTGTGGACAAGCCTCTTGTCGCCATTGGCTTATGGGGCGCCAGATTGAAATTCGTTCATGTCAAGTTGCCAAGTGACCAGGACGCTGAAGGAAAGAAAG